In a single window of the Raphanus sativus cultivar WK10039 chromosome 9, ASM80110v3, whole genome shotgun sequence genome:
- the LOC108855669 gene encoding oxysterol-binding protein-related protein 1C isoform X2: MHPFCCVSDHSPSMASLPEQPPLGVTRSEPMMTRSASQSSNRQSSRQVLQSLSFNHQSDVANLLALPALAIREPPVDVKINDIVGNGIAGILHKWVNYGRGWRPRWFVLQDGVLSYYKIHGPDKIFVSPETEKGSKVIGEESTRMIARHHNKHGGNSSTSQLRRKPFGEVHLKVSSVRESRSDDKRFSIFTGTKRLHLRAETREDRATWVEALLAVKDMFPRMSNSELMAPVNNLAISAEKLRQRLVDEGVSELAIQDCEQIMRSEFSALQSQLVLLKQKQWLLIDTLRHLETEKVDLENTVVDESQRHTENEGPNDLRNEKFSGTATESDDDNERGDAETDEEDHTFFDTRDFLSSSSFKSSSSGFRTSSFSSDDDGFGSEDDTDPSIKSVGFNYPRVKRRKSLPDPVEKEKSVSLWSMIKDNIGKDLTKVCLPVYFNEPLSSLQKCFEDLEYSYLLDRAFEWGKRGNSLMRILNVAAFAVSGYASTEGRICKPFNPLLGETYEADYPDKGLRFFSEKVSHHPMVLACHCDGTGWKFWADSNLKSKFWGRSIQLDPVGVLTLQFDDGEILQWSKVTTSIYNLILGKLYCDHYGTMRIEGSAEYSCKLKFKEQSIIDRNPHQVHGIVQDKSGKTVATMFGKWDESMHYVTGDCSGKGKLSEDMSGAQVLWKRSKPPGNTTKYNLTRFAITLNELTPGLKEKLPPTDSRLRPDQRYLENGEFEMANTEKLRLEQRQRQARKMQERGWKPRWFTKEKGSEAYRYKGGYWEARERGSWDNCPDIFGHIDSEQQIE, translated from the exons ATGCACCCTTTCTGCTGCGTCTCGGATCACTCTCCTTCGATGGCGTCGTTGCCCGAACAACCGCCTCTCGGTGTGACACGATCCGAACCTATGATGACTCGATCTGCTTCTCAGAGTTCTAACCGTCAATCAAGTCGTCAAGTCCTCCAAAGTCTATCCTTCAACCACCAGAGTGACGTGGCGAATCTGCTAGCCCTACCGGCGTTGGCGATTAGAGAACCGCCGGTTGATGTGAAGATAAACGATATCGTAGGGAACGGAATCGCTGGAATACTGCATAAGTGGGTGAATTACGGTAGAGGGTGGAGACCAAGGTGGTTCGTGTTGCAGGATGGTGTTCTTTCCTATTATAAAATCCATGGACCTGATAAGATCTTTGTTAGTCCTGAAACTGAAAAGGGATCCAAAGTGATCGGAGAAGAGTCCACTCGTATGATTGCTAGGCACCACAACAAGCATGGTGGAAACAGCTCCACTTCCCAACTCCGTCGCAAGCCATTCGGAGAAGTACATCTCAAG GTTTCTTCAGTACGGGAGAGTAGATCAGATGATAAGAGGTTTTCCATATTCACTGGCACCAAGAGGCTCCACTTGCGAGCAGAGACTCGAGAGGACCGAGCAACCTGGGTTGAGGCACTGCTAGCTGTCAAAGATATGTTTCCAAGGATGTCTAACAGTGAATTGATGGCGCCGGTCAACAATTTGGCCATCTCCGCGGAGAAGCTTCGGCAACGTTTGGTTGATGAAGGAGTTAGTGAGTTAGCTATTCAGGACTGTGAGCAAATTATGAGGTCTGAGTTCTCAGCACTTCAGAGCCAGTTGGTGCTTCTTAAGCAGAAGCAGTGGCTTCTCATTGACACCCTTCGGCATTTAGAG ACAGAAAAGGTAGATCTTGAGAACACAGTTGTAGATGAGAGCCAAAGACACACTGAAAATGAAGGTCCCAATGATTTAAGAAACGAGAAGTTCAGTG GGACTGCCACTGAATCTGATGACGATAATGAGCGAGGCGATGCAGAAACGGATGAGGAAGACCACACTTTTTTTGATACACgtgactttctttcttcaagtTCTTTCAAGAGTAGTAGTTCTGGCTTTCGTACATCGTCGTTTTCTTCTGATGATGATGGCTTTGGGTCAGAAGATGATACTGATCCTTCCATCAAGTCTGTTGGATTCAACTATCCTCGCGTCAAAAGGAGGAAGAGTTTACCTGATCCTGTTGAAAAAGAGAAAAGTGTTAGCCTTTGGTCAATGATCAAAGACAATATAGGCAAAGATCTCACAAAAGTTTGTCTACCTGTTTACTTCAACGAGCCACTATCTTCCCTACAGAAGTGTTTTGAGGATTTGGAATATTCATACCTTCTTGATCGAGCATTTGAATGGGGCAAAAGG ggaAATAGCCTCATGAGGATTCTTAATGTCGCTGCTTTTGCTGTATCTGGGTATGCATCTACGGAAGGAAGAATCTGCAAACCTTTTAACCCACTGCTAGGTGAAACATACGAGGCAGATTATCCAGACAAAGGACTTCGATTTTTCTCCGAAAAG GTCAGTCATCATCCTATGGTTTTGGCATGCCATTGCGATGGTACGGGATGGAAATTCTGGGCAGACAGCAATCTGAAGAGCAAATTTTGGGGTCGGTCGATTCAGCTTGATCCTGTTGGTGTGTTGACTTTGCAATTTGATGATGGAGAAATCCTTCAGTGGAGTAAG GTGACTACATCGATATACAATCTCATACTTGGTAAACTTTACTGTGATCACTATGGCACTATGCGTATCGAGGGCAGTGCTGAATACTCTTGTAAACTTAAATTCAAAGAGCAGTCGATCATTGACCGAAATCCTCACCAG GTTCATGGTATAGTTCAAGACAAGAGTGGGAAGACAGTGGCAACGATGTTTGGGAAATGGGATGAGAGCATGCACTATGTGACGGGTGATTGTTCTGGAAAGGGGAAACTGAGCGAAGATATGTCAGGAGCTCAAGTTCTCTGGAAACGGAGCAAACCCCCTGGAAACACAACAAAGTATAATCTAACACGTTTCGCAATCACGCTGAACGAGCTTACACCTGGGCTGAAG GAGAAGTTGCCACCAACAGATTCAAGGCTGAGACCAGACCAGAGGTATCTGGAAAACGGTGAGTTTGAAATGGCCAACACAGAGAAGTTGCGGCTGGAACAGCGACAACGTCAG GCTAGGAAGATGCAGGAGAGAGGATGGAAGCCGAGGTGGTTCACGAAAGAGAAAGGAAGCGAGGCTTACCGATACAAAGGAGGGTACTGGGAAGCCCGCGAGAGAGGATCATGGGATAACTGTCCAGATATCTTCGGTCACATCGATTCCGAACAACAAATTGAGTAA
- the LOC108855669 gene encoding oxysterol-binding protein-related protein 1C isoform X1 has product MHPFCCVSDHSPSMASLPEQPPLGVTRSEPMMTRSASQSSNRQSSRQVLQSLSFNHQSDVANLLALPALAIREPPVDVKINDIVGNGIAGILHKWVNYGRGWRPRWFVLQDGVLSYYKIHGPDKIFVSPETEKGSKVIGEESTRMIARHHNKHGGNSSTSQLRRKPFGEVHLKVSSVRESRSDDKRFSIFTGTKRLHLRAETREDRATWVEALLAVKDMFPRMSNSELMAPVNNLAISAEKLRQRLVDEGVSELAIQDCEQIMRSEFSALQSQLVLLKQKQWLLIDTLRHLETEKVDLENTVVDESQRHTENEGPNDLRNEKFSEGTATESDDDNERGDAETDEEDHTFFDTRDFLSSSSFKSSSSGFRTSSFSSDDDGFGSEDDTDPSIKSVGFNYPRVKRRKSLPDPVEKEKSVSLWSMIKDNIGKDLTKVCLPVYFNEPLSSLQKCFEDLEYSYLLDRAFEWGKRGNSLMRILNVAAFAVSGYASTEGRICKPFNPLLGETYEADYPDKGLRFFSEKVSHHPMVLACHCDGTGWKFWADSNLKSKFWGRSIQLDPVGVLTLQFDDGEILQWSKVTTSIYNLILGKLYCDHYGTMRIEGSAEYSCKLKFKEQSIIDRNPHQVHGIVQDKSGKTVATMFGKWDESMHYVTGDCSGKGKLSEDMSGAQVLWKRSKPPGNTTKYNLTRFAITLNELTPGLKEKLPPTDSRLRPDQRYLENGEFEMANTEKLRLEQRQRQARKMQERGWKPRWFTKEKGSEAYRYKGGYWEARERGSWDNCPDIFGHIDSEQQIE; this is encoded by the exons ATGCACCCTTTCTGCTGCGTCTCGGATCACTCTCCTTCGATGGCGTCGTTGCCCGAACAACCGCCTCTCGGTGTGACACGATCCGAACCTATGATGACTCGATCTGCTTCTCAGAGTTCTAACCGTCAATCAAGTCGTCAAGTCCTCCAAAGTCTATCCTTCAACCACCAGAGTGACGTGGCGAATCTGCTAGCCCTACCGGCGTTGGCGATTAGAGAACCGCCGGTTGATGTGAAGATAAACGATATCGTAGGGAACGGAATCGCTGGAATACTGCATAAGTGGGTGAATTACGGTAGAGGGTGGAGACCAAGGTGGTTCGTGTTGCAGGATGGTGTTCTTTCCTATTATAAAATCCATGGACCTGATAAGATCTTTGTTAGTCCTGAAACTGAAAAGGGATCCAAAGTGATCGGAGAAGAGTCCACTCGTATGATTGCTAGGCACCACAACAAGCATGGTGGAAACAGCTCCACTTCCCAACTCCGTCGCAAGCCATTCGGAGAAGTACATCTCAAG GTTTCTTCAGTACGGGAGAGTAGATCAGATGATAAGAGGTTTTCCATATTCACTGGCACCAAGAGGCTCCACTTGCGAGCAGAGACTCGAGAGGACCGAGCAACCTGGGTTGAGGCACTGCTAGCTGTCAAAGATATGTTTCCAAGGATGTCTAACAGTGAATTGATGGCGCCGGTCAACAATTTGGCCATCTCCGCGGAGAAGCTTCGGCAACGTTTGGTTGATGAAGGAGTTAGTGAGTTAGCTATTCAGGACTGTGAGCAAATTATGAGGTCTGAGTTCTCAGCACTTCAGAGCCAGTTGGTGCTTCTTAAGCAGAAGCAGTGGCTTCTCATTGACACCCTTCGGCATTTAGAG ACAGAAAAGGTAGATCTTGAGAACACAGTTGTAGATGAGAGCCAAAGACACACTGAAAATGAAGGTCCCAATGATTTAAGAAACGAGAAGTTCAGTG AAGGGACTGCCACTGAATCTGATGACGATAATGAGCGAGGCGATGCAGAAACGGATGAGGAAGACCACACTTTTTTTGATACACgtgactttctttcttcaagtTCTTTCAAGAGTAGTAGTTCTGGCTTTCGTACATCGTCGTTTTCTTCTGATGATGATGGCTTTGGGTCAGAAGATGATACTGATCCTTCCATCAAGTCTGTTGGATTCAACTATCCTCGCGTCAAAAGGAGGAAGAGTTTACCTGATCCTGTTGAAAAAGAGAAAAGTGTTAGCCTTTGGTCAATGATCAAAGACAATATAGGCAAAGATCTCACAAAAGTTTGTCTACCTGTTTACTTCAACGAGCCACTATCTTCCCTACAGAAGTGTTTTGAGGATTTGGAATATTCATACCTTCTTGATCGAGCATTTGAATGGGGCAAAAGG ggaAATAGCCTCATGAGGATTCTTAATGTCGCTGCTTTTGCTGTATCTGGGTATGCATCTACGGAAGGAAGAATCTGCAAACCTTTTAACCCACTGCTAGGTGAAACATACGAGGCAGATTATCCAGACAAAGGACTTCGATTTTTCTCCGAAAAG GTCAGTCATCATCCTATGGTTTTGGCATGCCATTGCGATGGTACGGGATGGAAATTCTGGGCAGACAGCAATCTGAAGAGCAAATTTTGGGGTCGGTCGATTCAGCTTGATCCTGTTGGTGTGTTGACTTTGCAATTTGATGATGGAGAAATCCTTCAGTGGAGTAAG GTGACTACATCGATATACAATCTCATACTTGGTAAACTTTACTGTGATCACTATGGCACTATGCGTATCGAGGGCAGTGCTGAATACTCTTGTAAACTTAAATTCAAAGAGCAGTCGATCATTGACCGAAATCCTCACCAG GTTCATGGTATAGTTCAAGACAAGAGTGGGAAGACAGTGGCAACGATGTTTGGGAAATGGGATGAGAGCATGCACTATGTGACGGGTGATTGTTCTGGAAAGGGGAAACTGAGCGAAGATATGTCAGGAGCTCAAGTTCTCTGGAAACGGAGCAAACCCCCTGGAAACACAACAAAGTATAATCTAACACGTTTCGCAATCACGCTGAACGAGCTTACACCTGGGCTGAAG GAGAAGTTGCCACCAACAGATTCAAGGCTGAGACCAGACCAGAGGTATCTGGAAAACGGTGAGTTTGAAATGGCCAACACAGAGAAGTTGCGGCTGGAACAGCGACAACGTCAG GCTAGGAAGATGCAGGAGAGAGGATGGAAGCCGAGGTGGTTCACGAAAGAGAAAGGAAGCGAGGCTTACCGATACAAAGGAGGGTACTGGGAAGCCCGCGAGAGAGGATCATGGGATAACTGTCCAGATATCTTCGGTCACATCGATTCCGAACAACAAATTGAGTAA